The Saccopteryx leptura isolate mSacLep1 chromosome 2, mSacLep1_pri_phased_curated, whole genome shotgun sequence genome has a window encoding:
- the LOC136392922 gene encoding olfactory receptor 1J4-like: MGSENQSSVSEFLLLGLPMRPGQQRGFFTLFLGMYLTTVLGNLLIILLIRLDSRLHTPMYFFLSHLAFSDISLSSVTVPKMLTNMQTRQQSIPYVGCIAQMYFFMFFASVDNFLLPVMAYDRYVAICHPLHYTTIMSEGLCVLLVAGSWILSCAHVLLHTLLLVRLSFCADNTISHFFCDLTALLKLSCSDISVNELVVFTEAGMLLFLPLCIILGSYVRIATIIFRVPSTKGLYKAFSTCGSHLFVVSLYYGTIAGVYIFSSSWDSKDITASVMYTVVTPMLNPFIYSLRNRDIKQALEMCVNRVNVFKRQSLHPLIAVRSK, from the coding sequence ATGGGGTCCGAGAACCAGAGCAGTGTGTCCGAGttcctcctcctggggctccccaTGCGGCCAGGGCAGCAGCGCGGGTTCTTCACCCTGTTCCTGGGCATGTACCTGACCACGGTGCTGGGCAACCTGCTCATCATCCTGCTCATCAGGCTGGACTCCCGCCTGCACacgcccatgtacttcttcctcagccacttggccttctctgacatttctctgtcATCCGTCACTGTCCCGAAGATGCTCACGAACATGCAGACTCGGCAACAATCCATCCCCTATGTGGGATGCATTGCTCAGatgtattttttcatgttttttgctAGTGTTGACAATTTCCTTCTGCCAGTGATGGCATATGACAGGTATGTGGCCATCTGTCACCCTCTACACTACACCACCATCATGAGTGAGGGGCTGTGTGTGCTGCTGGTGGCTGGCTCCTGGATTTTGTCCTGTGCCCATGTCCTGTTGCACACTCTCCTCTTGGTCCGACTGTCCTTCTGTGCCGACAACACCAtcagccacttcttctgtgacCTCACTGCACTCCTGAAGCTGAGCTGCTCTGACATCTCTGTCAATGAGCTAGTTGTCTTCACTGAAGCAGGAATGCTTTTATTCCTGCCTTTGTGTATTATTTTGGGCTCATATGTTCGTATAGCGACCATCATCTTTAGGGTCCCCTCCACCAAAGGACTCTATAAAGCCTTTTCCACCTGTGGCTCCCATCTCTTTGTGGTGTCCTTATACTATGGGACAATTGCAGGTGTTTACATTTTCTCCTCCTCATGGGATTCCAAGGACATCACTGCTTCGGTCATGTACACGGTAGTTACCCCCATGCTGAACCCCTTCATCTACAGCCTGAGGAACAGAGACATCAAACAGGCCTTGGAAATGTGTGTCAACAGGGTTAATGTCTTTAAGAGGCAATCACTACATCCTCTTATTGCAGTCAGGAGCAAGTGA
- the LOC136392923 gene encoding olfactory receptor 1J4-like, with product MGPENQSSVSEFLLLGLPIWPGQQRGFFTLFLGMYLTTVLGNLLIILLIRLNSRLHTPMYFFLSHLAFSDISLSSVTVPKMLTNMQTRQQSIPYVGCIAQMYFFMIFAGIDNFLLAVMAYDRYGAICHPLHYTTIMREGLCVLLVAGSWILSCVNALLHTLLLVRLSFCADNTISHFFCDLAALLKLSCSDTSINELVIFYEAGMLLFLPLCIILGSYVRIGIIILRVPSTKGLFKAFSTCGSHLFVVSLYYGTLVGVYFFSSSWDSKDIIASVMYMVVTPMLNPFIYSLRNRDIKQALEMCVKKVNFFK from the coding sequence ATGGGGCCCGAGAACCAGAGCAGCGTGTCCGAGttcctcctcctggggctccccatctggccagggcagcagcgcGGGTTCTTCACCCTGTTCCTGGGCATGTACCTGACCACGGTGCTGGGCAACCTGCTCATCATCCTGCTCATCAGGCTGAACTCCCGCCTGCACacgcccatgtacttcttcctcagccacttggccttctctgacatttctctgtcATCCGTCACTGTCCCGAAGATGCTCACGAACATGCAGACTCGGCAACAATCCATCCCCTATGTGGGATGCATTGCTCAGATgtattttttcatgatttttgcTGGTATTGACAATTTTCTTCTGGCAGTGATGGCATATGACAGATACGGAGCCATCTGTCACCCTCTACACTACACCACCATCATGAGAGAGGGGTTGTGTGTGTTGCTGGTGGCTGGTTCCTGGATTTTGTCCTGTGTCAATGCCCTGTTGCACACGCTCCTCTTGGTTCGACTGTCCTTCTGTGCCGACAACACCAtcagccacttcttctgtgacCTCGCTGCGCTCCTGAAGCTGAGCTGCTCTGACACCTCCATCAATGAGCTGGTCATCTTTTATGAGGCAGGAATGCTTTTATTCCTGCCTTTGTGTATTATTTTGGGTTCATATGTTCGTATAGGGATCATCATCTTGAGGGTTCCCTCCACTAAGGGACTCTTTAAAGCCTTTTCCACCTGTGGCTCCCACCTCTTTGTGGTGTCCTTATACTACGGGACACTTGTAGGTGtttacttcttctcttcctcatGGGATTCCAAGGACATCATTGCTTCGGTCATGTACATGGTAGTTACCCCCATGCTGAACCCCTTCATCTACAGCCTGAGGAACAGAGATATCAAACAGGCCTTGGAAATGTGTGTCAAGAAGGTTAACTTTTTTAAATAG
- the LOC136391210 gene encoding olfactory receptor 1J4-like yields the protein MGPENQSSVSEFLLLGLPMRPGQQRGFFTLFLGMYLTTVLGNLLIILLIRLDSRLHTPMYFFLSHLAFSDISLSSVTVPKMLTNMWTQQQSIPYVGCIAQLCFFIHFGCLDNFLLAVMAYDRYVAICHPLHYTTIMREGLCVLLVAGSWILSCAHALLHNLLLVRLSFCADSTISHFFCDLAALLKLSCSDISLNELVISTEGGMLLFLPLGIVLGSYVQIGTIILRVPSTKGLYKAFSTCGSHLLVVSLYYGTLASVYIFSSSWDSKDITASVMYTVVTPMLNPFIYSLRNRDIKQALEMCVNRVNIFKWQSLHPLIAVKRK from the coding sequence ATGGGGCCCGAGAACCAGAGCAGCGTGTCCGAGttcctcctcctggggctccccaTGCGGCCAGGGCAGCAGCGCGGGTTCTTCACCCTGTTCCTGGGCATGTACCTGACCACGGTGCTGGGCAACCTGCTCATCATCCTGCTCATCAGGCTGGACTCCCGCCTGCACacgcccatgtacttcttcctcagccacttggccttctctgacatttctctgtcATCCGTCACTGTCCCGAAGATGCTCACGAACATGTGGACTCAGCAACAATCCATCCCCTATGTGGGATGCATTGCTCAGTTGTGTTTTTTCATACATTTTGGTTGTCTAGACAATTTCCTTCTGGCAGTGATGGCATATGACAGGTACGTGGCCATCTGTCACCCTCTACACTACACCACCATCATgagggaggggctgtgtgtgctGCTGGTGGCTGGCTCCTGGATTTTGTCCTGTGCTCATGCCCTGTTGCACAACCTCCTCTTGGTCCGACTGTCCTTCTGTGCCGACAGCACCAtcagccacttcttctgtgacCTCGCTGCGCTCCTGAAGCTGAGCTGCTCTGACATCTCCCTCAATGAGCTGGTCATCTCCACCGAGGGAGGAATGCTTTTATTCCTGCCTCTGGGTATTGTTTTGGGCTCATATGTTCAAATAGGGACCATCATCCTGAGGGTCCCCTCCACTAAGGGACTCTATAAAGCCTTTTCTACCTGTGGCTCCCATCTTCTTGTGGTGTCCTTATACTACGGGACACTTGCAAGTGTTTACATTTTCTCCTCCTCATGGGATTCCAAGGACATCACTGCTTCGGTCATGTACACGGTAGTTACCCCCATGCTGAACCCCTTCATCTACAGCCTGAGGAACAGAGACATCAAACAGGCCTTGGAAATGTGTGTCAACAGGGTTAACATCTTTAAGTGGCAATCACTACATCCTCTTATTGCAGTCAAGAGAAAATGA